A single genomic interval of Nocardioides nitrophenolicus harbors:
- a CDS encoding fibronectin type III domain-containing protein: MTMLPRLLALLVLLTGAALVGATPAEAVPRPSPPRAVAASAGDGTATLTWKAPRRGSAIRRYGVQRRDDAGWTTVATVGAKRLVWRAHGLDNGTSYEFRVRALGKARWGKPSAGVEVTPRTVPDAPGAPEADSYASALGLYWKAPASNGAAIDAYRVETSTNGTTWALAVTTARAGTAASPVLLSGLVPGARYWLRVRAHNAAGYGDLAGTGPYTVRTPPGAPTGLSATPGDAQVALTWSAPPGGGPGETPAGLYRVEQSADDGATWSVSGETDDLSYVVTGLTNDAAYLFRVSARSTIVRVGYGPAGATVTATPEGPPLPPALGVSTPALTVVEGGTATFVVELSAPAPVPVVVELASADPGAASVPAPVMIPAGQTSAPVQVAGVGDADVADETVLITATLGTQQVTVTATVTDDDVQALSVISGGQPLTELTLDADTPSFTLGVGLLWQPGADVPVTLSYSGTLASLGRTELTLTPASWQPQPVALELTGTGTETATVTVSSPGLPDHVVTVTVGNPGPP, from the coding sequence ATGACCATGCTCCCCCGGCTCCTGGCCCTGCTCGTGCTCCTCACTGGCGCCGCGCTGGTCGGCGCCACCCCGGCCGAGGCGGTCCCGCGGCCCTCCCCACCGCGCGCGGTCGCCGCGAGCGCCGGCGACGGCACGGCGACCCTGACCTGGAAGGCGCCGCGGCGCGGCTCGGCGATCCGGCGGTACGGCGTGCAGCGCCGCGACGACGCCGGCTGGACGACCGTCGCCACGGTCGGGGCGAAGCGGCTCGTCTGGCGCGCCCACGGGCTGGACAACGGCACGTCGTACGAGTTCCGGGTGCGAGCGCTCGGCAAGGCCCGGTGGGGGAAGCCCAGCGCCGGAGTCGAGGTGACCCCGCGGACGGTGCCCGACGCACCCGGCGCCCCCGAGGCGGACAGCTACGCCTCCGCGCTCGGCCTCTACTGGAAGGCGCCCGCGAGCAACGGCGCCGCCATCGACGCGTACCGGGTGGAGACCTCCACGAACGGCACCACCTGGGCACTCGCCGTGACCACCGCGCGCGCCGGCACGGCCGCGAGCCCGGTCCTGCTCTCCGGCCTGGTCCCCGGCGCCCGGTACTGGCTGCGGGTGCGCGCCCACAACGCCGCGGGGTACGGCGACCTCGCCGGCACCGGGCCCTACACCGTCCGCACGCCGCCAGGCGCGCCGACCGGACTGAGTGCCACGCCCGGCGACGCCCAGGTAGCGCTGACCTGGTCGGCCCCGCCCGGCGGCGGCCCGGGCGAGACGCCCGCCGGGCTCTACCGCGTCGAGCAGAGCGCCGACGACGGTGCGACCTGGTCGGTGTCCGGCGAGACCGACGACCTCTCGTACGTCGTCACCGGGCTGACCAACGACGCCGCCTACCTGTTCCGGGTGAGCGCGCGGTCCACCATCGTCCGGGTCGGCTACGGGCCCGCCGGTGCCACCGTCACCGCGACGCCCGAAGGCCCGCCGCTCCCGCCGGCCCTCGGCGTCTCCACCCCCGCCCTCACCGTGGTCGAGGGCGGCACCGCCACCTTCGTGGTCGAGCTCAGCGCCCCGGCACCCGTCCCGGTCGTGGTCGAGCTCGCCTCCGCCGACCCCGGCGCGGCATCGGTGCCGGCGCCGGTCATGATCCCCGCCGGCCAGACCTCCGCGCCCGTGCAGGTGGCGGGCGTCGGCGACGCCGACGTGGCCGACGAGACCGTGCTGATCACCGCGACCCTCGGCACGCAGCAGGTGACCGTCACGGCCACCGTCACCGACGACGACGTCCAGGCCCTCAGCGTCATCTCGGGCGGCCAGCCGCTGACCGAGCTCACCCTGGACGCCGACACGCCCTCCTTCACCCTCGGCGTCGGCCTGCTGTGGCAGCCGGGCGCCGACGTCCCGGTGACGCTCAGCTACAGCGGCACGCTGGCGAGCCTGGGCCGGACCGAGCTCACCTTGACGCCGGCGAGCTGGCAGCCGCAGCCGGTCGCCCTCGAGCTCACCGGCACCGGCACGGAGACCGCGACCGTCACCGTCAGCTCCCCCGGACTGCCCGACCACGTGGTCACCGTCACCGTCGGCAACCCCGGCCCTCCCTAG
- a CDS encoding gamma-aminobutyraldehyde dehydrogenase produces MTALRNFIDGACVDAASGATYDIVNPATGRAYATAPASASEDVDRAMRAAERAFETWGETTPKERQEALLRIAQAIEDRADEFVRVECENTGKPVGLTADEELPPSVDEFRFFAGAARVLEGRSAGEYLKDHTSWVRREPIGVVGQVTPWNYPLMMAIWKIAPALAAGNTIVLKPSDTTPASTVLLAEVAAEFLPAGVLNVVCGDRTTGRALVEHPTPQLVAITGSVRAGMEVAASAATDLKRVHLELGGKAPVVVFDDADIEAAATAIAGAGYFNAGQDCTAATRVLAGPGIHDELVAALAEQARATRTGLPDDPETAYGALNNPDQLARVAGMVDRLPDHARLEAGGTRPTVAGGEGGYYYDATVVSGLRQDDEVIQQEIFGPVITVQRFSDEAEAVRFANDVQYGLSSSVWTTDHARAMRMSKRLDFGVVWINTHIPFVSEMPHGGFKHSGYGKDLSMYGLEDYTRIKHVMSYTGA; encoded by the coding sequence ATGACCGCCCTGCGCAACTTCATCGACGGCGCGTGTGTCGACGCCGCCTCCGGAGCCACCTACGACATCGTCAACCCCGCGACCGGCCGGGCGTACGCCACCGCGCCCGCCAGCGCCTCCGAGGACGTCGACCGCGCGATGCGGGCCGCCGAGCGCGCCTTCGAGACCTGGGGCGAGACCACCCCGAAGGAGCGCCAGGAGGCGCTGCTCCGCATCGCGCAGGCGATCGAGGACCGCGCCGACGAGTTCGTCCGCGTGGAGTGCGAGAACACCGGCAAGCCCGTCGGCCTGACCGCCGACGAGGAGCTGCCGCCCAGCGTCGACGAGTTCCGGTTCTTCGCGGGCGCGGCCCGGGTGCTGGAGGGGCGCAGTGCCGGCGAGTACCTCAAGGACCACACCTCCTGGGTCCGCCGCGAGCCGATCGGCGTGGTGGGCCAGGTGACGCCGTGGAACTACCCGTTGATGATGGCGATCTGGAAGATCGCGCCGGCGCTGGCCGCGGGCAACACGATCGTGCTCAAGCCGAGCGACACCACGCCGGCCAGCACGGTCCTGCTCGCCGAGGTCGCCGCCGAGTTCCTGCCGGCCGGCGTGCTCAACGTCGTCTGCGGCGACCGCACCACCGGGCGCGCGCTGGTCGAGCACCCGACGCCCCAGCTGGTCGCGATCACCGGCTCGGTGCGGGCCGGCATGGAGGTCGCGGCCTCGGCCGCCACCGACCTCAAGCGGGTCCACCTCGAGCTCGGCGGCAAGGCGCCGGTCGTGGTCTTCGACGACGCCGACATCGAGGCGGCCGCCACCGCCATCGCGGGTGCCGGCTACTTCAACGCCGGGCAGGACTGCACCGCGGCCACCCGGGTCCTCGCGGGGCCGGGCATCCACGACGAGCTGGTCGCCGCGCTCGCCGAGCAGGCCCGCGCCACCCGGACCGGACTGCCCGACGACCCCGAGACGGCGTACGGCGCCCTCAACAACCCCGACCAGCTGGCCCGGGTCGCCGGGATGGTCGACCGACTCCCCGACCACGCGCGGCTCGAGGCCGGCGGCACCCGGCCGACAGTCGCGGGCGGCGAGGGCGGCTACTACTACGACGCCACCGTCGTCTCCGGCCTGCGCCAGGACGACGAGGTGATCCAGCAGGAGATCTTCGGGCCGGTCATCACCGTGCAGCGCTTCTCCGACGAGGCCGAGGCGGTGCGCTTCGCCAACGACGTCCAGTACGGCCTGTCCTCCTCGGTGTGGACCACCGACCACGCCCGCGCGATGCGGATGTCGAAGCGGCTCGACTTCGGCGTGGTGTGGATCAACACCCACATCCCGTTCGTCTCGGAGATGCCGCACGGCGGCTTCAAGCACTCCGGGTACGGCAAGGACCTGTCGATGTACGGGCTGGAGGACTACACCCGGATCAAGCACGTCATGTCCTACACCGGGGCCTGA
- a CDS encoding ATP-binding protein — protein MSVDEMEQVEGTDGLFDKEVVATPADDTVQWRAALLQLVNWGGFGGLTTVPLRGDATMISGASGVGKSTILDAYTALMMPSDTKFNGASNDAVAGRARSAGQRNLLSYLRGAVDVVDNPKTGRPEEKLLRGKGSDTWGAVAMTFVNDQGGRFTAVRTYYVPRRAARSGEVQMQLATHEGALSLETLEVAVPERFHANTLKKLFPGIRVHRTYAEFAAVLHARLGIGANGDGSKALRLLARIQAGNQVRSVDELYKDMVLERPATYAAADRAIEHFDDLDASYAAMRTEEQKLELLEPITDLHERRVAATQRLAELDSYGVTLSGDTPLRLWLLRTHLRLIEAAVAGNRDSRQGTVEALTATRSAETTLAGDLEAAKEAHRAAGGGDLQALAAQAEHERVIRAERANRLSELEERVYPLVGLTDADAPDLESALDSSTAFAELQLLARKRLTAGEAEQATLRAERDRVRDGLVPLKNEQAVLKRERASMENRNGRVPSYLHDLRAAVAEASGLSVEELPFVAELIDLAPEEARWRTAIETVLGGTARMMLVPIGRLAEFSGAIDGLRLPGRLTFQGVELDLPETGPADPERVAGKLLFKDSPFSGWVQQHVQEPSRNAYCVESAAELDGPGFRVTAAGQTRNGDRGTHGRGDHRNIIGFSNEDAIAEIDGQLEELERRMEQVDAQLADLDRRGRLLEQQRKAYDAIAMVRFDDVDVAGSDRRIAELEQRRTDILTSDDQLKVLQAQIDELVHRLDDARQERFALEQKQRELNSGHSELVDSEDLVKDRLEAMERSGLVELSEEQEAALAADFAAAAAPADPDDLDRFADNSHRLGERLRTAVADADAEIRRCDDDLALIFKHYKFQWDSPNLGATADSYADYARILDDIRGTGLAERRAEWRRRLTEWSGQDLVPLLGAMSSSVEEIEDRLEPINAILRRLEFGGSSGDRLRIRLRRLAPAHVQVFLKDLRTLSSGASGELDEAGLEKRFTDLSRFMQQLRKPAQSGDGTAVATDRDRLLDVRRHVEISAERYDHLTGELRATYRTLGEKSGGESQELVAFIVGSALRFRLGDEMRSRPRFAPVFLDEGFVKADSEFAGRAVQAWKGLGFQLIIGVPLDKVTGLEPHMDELLAITKNTTTHQSWITPITNAEPSGA, from the coding sequence ATGTCCGTCGACGAGATGGAGCAGGTCGAGGGCACCGACGGGCTGTTCGACAAGGAGGTCGTGGCGACGCCCGCCGACGACACCGTCCAGTGGCGCGCGGCGCTGCTGCAGCTGGTCAACTGGGGCGGCTTCGGCGGCCTGACCACCGTCCCGCTGCGCGGCGACGCGACGATGATCTCGGGCGCCTCGGGCGTCGGCAAGAGCACCATCCTCGACGCCTACACCGCGCTGATGATGCCGTCCGACACCAAGTTCAACGGCGCCTCCAACGACGCCGTCGCGGGCCGGGCCCGCAGCGCCGGCCAGCGCAACCTGCTGTCCTACCTGCGCGGCGCGGTCGACGTGGTCGACAACCCGAAGACCGGGCGGCCCGAGGAGAAGCTGCTGCGCGGCAAGGGCTCCGACACCTGGGGCGCGGTCGCGATGACCTTCGTCAACGACCAGGGCGGCCGGTTCACGGCCGTGCGCACCTACTACGTCCCGCGCCGCGCGGCGCGCTCCGGCGAGGTGCAGATGCAGCTCGCCACCCACGAGGGAGCGCTGTCGTTGGAGACGCTGGAGGTCGCCGTACCCGAGCGCTTCCACGCCAACACCCTCAAGAAGCTGTTCCCCGGCATCCGCGTGCACCGCACGTACGCCGAGTTCGCGGCCGTGCTGCACGCCCGGCTCGGCATCGGCGCCAACGGCGACGGCTCCAAGGCGCTGCGCCTGCTCGCCCGGATCCAGGCCGGCAACCAGGTGCGCAGCGTCGACGAGCTCTACAAGGACATGGTCCTCGAGCGGCCGGCGACCTATGCCGCGGCGGACCGGGCGATCGAGCACTTCGACGACCTCGACGCGTCCTACGCCGCGATGCGCACCGAGGAGCAGAAGCTCGAGCTGCTCGAACCGATCACCGACCTCCACGAGCGCCGGGTCGCCGCGACCCAGCGGCTCGCCGAGCTCGACTCGTACGGCGTCACGCTGTCCGGCGACACCCCGCTGCGGCTGTGGCTGCTGCGCACCCACCTGCGCCTGATCGAGGCCGCCGTCGCCGGCAACCGCGACTCGCGGCAGGGCACGGTCGAGGCGCTCACGGCGACCCGCTCGGCCGAGACCACGCTCGCCGGCGACCTCGAGGCGGCCAAGGAGGCGCACCGCGCCGCCGGCGGCGGCGACCTGCAGGCCCTGGCCGCGCAGGCCGAGCACGAGCGGGTGATCCGCGCGGAGCGCGCCAACCGCCTCTCCGAGCTCGAGGAGCGGGTCTACCCCCTGGTCGGGCTCACCGACGCCGACGCCCCCGACCTGGAGTCCGCGCTCGACTCGTCGACCGCCTTCGCCGAGCTCCAGCTGCTGGCCCGCAAGCGGCTCACCGCCGGGGAGGCCGAGCAGGCCACGCTGCGCGCCGAGCGCGACCGGGTGCGCGACGGCCTGGTGCCGCTGAAGAACGAGCAGGCCGTGCTCAAGCGCGAGCGGGCCTCGATGGAGAACCGCAACGGCCGGGTGCCGTCGTACCTCCACGACCTGCGGGCCGCCGTCGCCGAGGCGAGCGGGCTGTCCGTGGAGGAGCTGCCCTTCGTCGCCGAGCTGATCGACCTCGCTCCCGAGGAGGCCCGCTGGCGCACGGCGATCGAGACCGTCCTCGGCGGCACCGCCCGGATGATGCTGGTCCCGATCGGCCGGCTCGCGGAGTTCTCCGGCGCCATCGACGGCCTCCGGCTGCCCGGCCGGCTGACCTTCCAGGGCGTCGAGCTCGACCTGCCCGAGACCGGCCCCGCCGACCCCGAGCGGGTCGCCGGCAAGCTGCTGTTCAAGGACTCCCCGTTCTCCGGCTGGGTCCAGCAGCACGTCCAGGAGCCGTCCCGCAACGCCTACTGCGTCGAGAGCGCGGCCGAGCTCGACGGTCCCGGCTTCCGGGTGACCGCTGCCGGCCAGACCCGCAACGGCGACCGCGGCACCCACGGCCGCGGCGACCACCGCAACATCATCGGCTTCTCCAACGAGGACGCGATCGCCGAGATCGACGGCCAGCTCGAGGAGCTCGAGCGCCGGATGGAGCAGGTCGACGCCCAGCTCGCCGACCTCGACCGCCGGGGCCGGCTGCTGGAGCAGCAGCGCAAGGCGTACGACGCCATCGCCATGGTCCGCTTCGACGACGTCGACGTCGCGGGCAGCGACCGGCGGATCGCCGAGCTGGAGCAGCGCCGCACCGACATCCTCACCTCCGACGACCAGCTCAAGGTGCTCCAGGCCCAGATCGACGAGCTGGTCCACCGGCTCGACGACGCGCGCCAGGAGCGGTTCGCACTGGAGCAGAAGCAGCGCGAGCTCAACTCCGGCCACAGCGAGCTGGTCGACTCCGAGGACCTGGTCAAGGACCGGCTCGAGGCGATGGAGCGCAGCGGACTGGTCGAGCTGAGCGAGGAGCAGGAGGCCGCGCTGGCCGCCGACTTCGCCGCGGCCGCCGCCCCGGCCGACCCCGACGACCTCGACCGGTTCGCCGACAACTCCCACCGGCTGGGGGAGCGGCTGCGCACCGCCGTCGCCGACGCCGACGCCGAGATCCGCCGCTGCGACGACGACCTGGCGCTGATCTTCAAGCACTACAAGTTCCAGTGGGACTCGCCCAACCTCGGCGCCACCGCCGACTCGTACGCCGACTACGCCCGGATCCTCGACGACATCCGCGGCACCGGCCTCGCCGAGCGCCGCGCCGAGTGGCGGCGCCGGCTCACCGAGTGGAGCGGCCAGGACCTGGTCCCGCTGCTCGGCGCGATGTCGTCCTCGGTGGAGGAGATCGAGGACCGGCTGGAGCCGATCAACGCGATCCTGCGCCGCCTGGAGTTCGGTGGCTCCTCCGGCGACCGGCTCCGGATCCGGCTGCGCCGGCTCGCCCCCGCCCACGTCCAGGTCTTCCTCAAGGACCTGCGCACGCTGTCCTCCGGCGCCAGCGGTGAGCTCGACGAGGCCGGGCTGGAGAAGCGGTTCACCGACCTGAGCCGGTTCATGCAGCAGCTGCGCAAGCCGGCCCAGTCCGGCGACGGCACGGCCGTGGCCACCGACCGCGACCGCCTGCTCGACGTACGCCGGCACGTCGAGATCAGCGCCGAGCGCTACGACCACCTCACCGGCGAGCTCCGCGCGACCTACCGCACGCTGGGGGAGAAGTCCGGTGGCGAGAGCCAGGAGCTGGTCGCGTTCATCGTCGGCTCCGCGCTGCGCTTCCGGCTGGGCGACGAGATGCGCTCGCGCCCTCGGTTCGCGCCGGTCTTCCTCGACGAGGGCTTCGTGAAGGCCGACTCCGAGTTCGCGGGCCGCGCCGTGCAGGCGTGGAAGGGGCTCGGGTTCCAGCTGATCATCGGCGTCCCTCTCGACAAGGTGACCGGCCTGGAGCCCCACATGGACGAGCTGCTGGCGATCACCAAGAACACCACGACCCACCAGTCGTGGATCACGCCGATCACCAACGCGGAGCCGAGCGGGGCCTGA